In one window of Mytilus galloprovincialis chromosome 6, xbMytGall1.hap1.1, whole genome shotgun sequence DNA:
- the LOC143080574 gene encoding toll-like receptor 4 yields MYKRSIVMFFSCVCWIYITAAKNHCRKPKNTTGSIVADCSHENLTQVPKNLSDNITVLILDHNEIKMIKNGAFSNLNVLIDLTINNNKLKSLESHAFIGLTSLKTLKMSCNNLDFTAYTPILFRFITNISLLDISRNMNFSNNAKLATYYPDKALGVLVNLETLAIDLGPIPVFGEGFKKMDKLKVLEFDKCKVEVLNYSTFINFNWSIEYLHMNRCQQFVKAEKDTLQHFPNLKVLDLSDTFVHPIQAFQLLKPLVNSSMERINFHHVNDESITNHSAYSYEVNITKEMVTYLQTICVEVFDISKNNIVDFEDGSLLTFNRPECFLNISLSENRFSLFHAHRLENIKQFFNRTQNLTKFEYSFIPLSFINYPPIAVSNLTNITEERVITLPSSIKEVHMSHVLHSGQPVLWKIPPNAIINRFDVSFCKTVDQATISNGSVIEYLDVTGVDSRVVFDKIQLYPLFKLKTLVMKSTNLYITNKHEKNIFTFISGTERLDISYNFLWNMTSDIFEKMTRLTNLNMSNNLLRAVPLAITRIPNLMELDLTSNLLTNINRTFQEFFDVLHTRNGPFTLHLGNNAFVCDCTNYDFIRWLHRSNITFDANKTYQCLLHNSSEINTSTAAEHFNELFAGCDSGVWLKAGIGLIVAFIAIFFPFTLIYSFRWRISFYLYKRFRHTLEKGIDVKFKYDVFVYYPDSELAWIKYILMPELERKWGLKMCIEHRDFPVGRPIADAFADCIEQSRHIIFIVTSSFKNDIWGQYAVERAKYHHFSQNLQKIIVITKGIDMEELPHDLAVLWKDLAFIAWPIDNDKDLENVWNKLRLWLFLNHSN; encoded by the coding sequence ATGTACAAAAGAAGTATAGTGATGTTTTTCTCGTGTGTTTGTTGGATTTATATAACTGCAGCTAAGAACCATTGCCGTAAGCCCAAAAACACAACTGGATCTATCGTTGCAGATTGTTCACATGAGAACCTGACACAAGTACCAAAGAATCTATCGGACAATATCACTGTTCTAATTCTTGACCATAACGAAATAAAGATGATAAAAAATGGCGCGTTCAGTAATTTGAATGTATTAATTGACCTGACAATTaacaacaacaaattaaaaagCTTGGAATCTCATGCTTTTATTGGATTGACATCATTAAAGACACTAAAGATGTCTTGTAACAATCTAGACTTTACAGCATATACACCAATCTTATTTAGGTTTATAACTAATATATCATTACTTGATATCAGTAGAAACATGAACTTTTCAAATAATGCAAAACTGGCGACTTATTATCCGGACAAAGCACTTGGAGTACTTGTAAACTTAGAAACCCTTGCTATTGATCTTGGACCAATACCTGTATTTGGAGAAGGGTTCAAGAAGATGGATAAACTGAAGGTATTGGAATTCGATAAGTGTAAAGTAGAGGTATTGAATTATTCAACATTCATAAATTTTAACTGGAGTATTGAATATTTGCATATGAATAGATGTCAACAGTTTGTTAAAGCAGAGAAGGACACCCTTCAACATTTTCCAAATCTCAAAGTGTTAGATTTGTCGGATACTTTTGTGCATCCAATCCAAGCTTTCCAGCTTCTAAAACCCTTAGTAAATAGTTCTATGGAAAGGATAAACTTTCATCATGTAAATGATGAATCGATTACAAACCACAGTGCATACAGCTATGAAGTAAATATTACAAAAGAAATGGTGACGTATTTACAAACGATTTGCGTAGAGGTTTTTGATATCTCTAAAAACAACATAGTAGATTTTGAAGATGGTTCACTCCTTACTTTCAATCGACCTGAATGTTTTCTTAATATTTCACTATCTGAGAACCGATTTTCATTATTTCACGCACATCGACTGGAAAATATTAAACAGTTTTTCAATAGAACTCAAAACCTCACGAAATTCGAGTACTCATTTATACCTTTGAGTTTTATCAATTATCCACCTATTGCAGTGAGTAATCTAACTAATATCACTGAAGAACGAGTAATAACATTACCCTCTTCAATAAAAGAAGTGCATATGAGCCATGTGTTACACAGCGGGCAACCAGTCTTGTGGAAAATACCCCCGAATGCGATTATAAATCGTTTTGATGTGTCTTTCTGTAAAACCGTCGATCAGGCAACCATATCAAACGGTTCAGTGATAGAGTATCTAGATGTAACGGGAGTTGATTCAAGAGTAGTATTCGATAAAATACAACTGTATcctttatttaaacttaaaacaCTTGTAATGAAAAGCACAAATTTGTACATTACAAACAAACACGAGAAAAACATATTTACGTTTATTTCAGGGACAGAAAGGTTAGATATTTCATATAACTTTTTGTGGAATATGACTTCagatatatttgaaaaaatgacTAGACTGACAAACCTGAATATGTCAAATAACCTTTTAAGAGCAGTTCCACTTGCTATTACAAGGATACCAAATCTCATGGAGCTCGATTTGACAAGTAACCTTCTTACCAATATTAATCGTACATTTCAAGAATTTTTCGATGTTTTGCATACACGAAATGGACCCTTTACATTGCATTTAGGCAACAACGCATTTGTTTGCGATTGTACGAACTACGACTTCATCCGTTGGCTTCATAGATCAAATATCACATTTGACGCCAATAAAACCTATCAATGCCTTTTACACAATTCATCTGAAATTAACACTAGTACTGCTGCTGAACATTTTAATGAACTTTTTGCTGGATGTGACAGCGGTGTGTGGCTTAAAGCAGGGATAGGTCTTATTGTAGCATTTATTGCTATTTTCTTTCCTTTTACACTGATTTACAGTTTTAGATGgcgaatttcattttatttatacaaacgCTTTAGACACACTCTAGAAAAGGGTATCGatgtaaaattcaaatatgatgtTTTCGTGTATTATCCTGATAGTGAATTGGCATGGATAAAATATATACTAATGCCTGAGTTAGAGAGAAAATGGGGATTGAAAATGTGCATAGAACATAGAGATTTCCCTGTAGGGAGACCTATAGCTGACGCATTCGCTGACTGCATTGAACAAAGCAGACATATTATATTCATTGTAACTTCTTCCTTTAAGAATGATATATGGGGACAATATGCAGTTGAGCGGGCAAAATATCATCACTTCTCACAGAATCTACAAAAGATTATCGTCATAACCAAAGGAATAGATATGGAGGAACTTCCGCACGACTTAGCTGTTTTATGGAAGGACCTTGCCTTTATTGCATGGCCGATTGACAACGATAAAGATCTTGAAAACGTTTGGAACAAGCTTAGATTGTGGTTATTTCTTAATCATTCAAATTAA
- the LOC143080577 gene encoding perlucin-like yields the protein MTLAVLFGIFFLLSDVSSECQLGWQHYEKTCYWFSTTTLPWHSAASSCRSHGAELASVLTAAENAYLRYFAAAFGHSYWIGGDDEVVEGSWTWAGTDAPLDYNDWGPGEPGGARNENCLAIYHPINYNWVDADCKYPSFRYICEKPYPESGPGHGIGK from the exons ATGACTCTCGCTGTACTGTTTGGGATTTTCTTCCTCCTTTCAG ATGTTTCGAGTGAGTGTCAACTCGGATGGCAGCATTATGAGAAAACCTGTTACTGGTTTAGTACTACGACATTACCATGGCATTCAGCAGCG agTTCCTGTAGAAGCCATGGAGCTGAGTTAGCTTCAGTTCTAACGGCTGCGGAGAATGCCTACCTCAGATATTTTGCAGCTGCGTTTGGACACA GTTACTGGATTGGCGGAGATGATGAAGTTGTTGAAGGATCGTGGACATGGGCAGGCACAGATGCTCCTTTAGATTATAATGACTGGGGCCCAGGGGAACCCGGAGGAGCCAGAAATGAAAACTGTTTGGCGATTTATCACCCTATTAATTATAATTGGGTCGATGCTGATTGCAAGTATCCATCATTCCGATATATATGTGAAAAACC atatCCTGAATCAGGACCAGGACATGGTATTGGAAAATAG
- the LOC143080578 gene encoding toll-like receptor 4, with the protein MNLGITIDIIVGFFLTVLCIFTANVSSTSEGAVNKFVIADYSNRGLKEVPKHLHVDINELILDQNDIQIIENGTFKNLSVLIKLTINDNKLNILQMNAFEGLFSLQVLEMAGNNITLSMFTSKLFSFIPNLIVLDVSRNMNLSDQEDWTIYPDPAFAELRKLENFSIDLAPFPMFGKGFMKMGKLLKLEFNHCQVRVMNNIMFENFNSSVEYLYLSKCRQFVKVDIGLLEPFPNLKVLDLSETYMHPIQAFQLLKPLSQRTMEMINFHHVNDESIINNSTYRYEVNITAEMMKYLKTICVHVLDVSNNNIIDFENGSLLTMDRPACLRYISLSKNRFSLFNGHQLDNIKQFFARTTNLLRFDYSFIPLGFINYSHHLNYNISGFPPERVITLPSSIQVVQMSHIFHAGEPVLWVISENTSISRFDVSFCQTVDQAKLLNGSEIDYLDVTGIDSRVVFNTLHLHPLTKLSTLIMEHTNLYITNKMEKNVFNYVLGTEKLDISNNFLWELRQNVFDNIKTLTFLNLSSNLFRTIPLAITKLSKLKELDMTNNLLTNINSTFQNFFRGMGQGFKLYLDNNAFVCDCTNSDFILWLNNKHVTLDANGTYKCILQNSKENDTHYAFLHFNHLYAGCNSKLWLKAVLGLFLTFIAIFFPFTLVYSFRWRISFYLYKRFRNSLEKDICVNFKYDVFVFYPENDLPWIKYVLMPKLERKWGLQMCIQHRDFTVGKPIADVIADSIEQSRHIIFLVTSSFQHDSWGEYAIERAKYHHFSQNLQKIIVITKDLQTEEIPHELAMLWKDIALIEWPMNENGLENTWNKLKLWLFLNQPK; encoded by the coding sequence ATGAATTTGGGAATTACTATCGATATAATTGTGGGATTCTTTCTTACAGTTTTGTGCATTTTTACTGCAAACGTTTCGTCGACATCCGAAGGAGCAGTAAACAAATTCGTGATAGCAGATTATTCAAACAGAGGTTTAAAAGAGGTTCCAAAACATCTACATGTAGATATTAATGAACTTATTCTTGACCAAAACGACATACAAATAATCGAAAACGGCACTTTCAAGAATTTGAGTGTATTGATTAAACTCACAATTAATGACAATAAATTGAATATTCTACAGATGAATGCATTCGAAGGATTGTTCTCATTACAAGTATTAGAAATGGCGGGAAATAATATAACGTTGTCAATGTTCACTTCCAAACTATTCAGTTTTATACCGAATTTAATAGTGCTAGACGTCAGTAGAAATATGAATTTATCGGATCAAGAAGACTGGACAATTTATCCAGATCCAGCATTCGCAGAACTGAGGAAGTTAGAAAATTTTTCGATTGATCTTGCACCATTCCCAATGTTTGGAAAAGGATTTATGAAAATGGGAAAACTCCTCAAATTGGAATTTAACCATTGCCAGGTACGCGTTATGAATAACAtcatgtttgaaaatttcaattcTAGTGTTGAATATTTGTACTTAAGTAAATGTCGACAGTTTGTAAAAGTTGACATTGGTTTACTGGAACCGTTCCCAAATCTTAAAGTGTTAGATTTATCGGAGACTTACATGCATCCCATCCAAGCTTTCCAGCTTCTAAAACCGCTATCACAACGCACAATGGAAATGATCAACTTTCATCACGTGAATGATGAATCGATTATAAATAACAGCACATACAGGTATGAAGTTAATATAACAGCAGAAATGATGAAGTACTTGAAAACAATTTGTGTACATGTTCTCGAtgtttcaaataataatattatagaCTTTGAAAATGGATCACTTTTAACAATGGACAGACCTGCCTGTCTGCGTTATATATCACTGTCTAAAAATAGATTCTCGTTGTTTAACGGACACCAACTtgacaatataaaacagtttTTTGCGAGAACCACAAATCTTTTGAGGTTTGACTATTCATTTATACCTTTAGGTTTTATTAATTACTCGCACCATCTGAATTACAATATCAGTGGTTTTCCACCAGAAAGAGTCATTACATTACCCTCATCCATACAAGTCGTACAAATGAGTCATATTTTTCATGCCGGTGAGCCAGTATTATGGGTAATATCGGAAAACACAAGTATAAGTCGTTTTGATGTATCTTTTTGTCAAACTGTTGACCAGGCAAAATTATTGAATGGTTCGGAAATAGATTATTTGGATGTTACAGGAATTGATTCCCGAGTAGTGTTCAACACATTGCATTTGCATCCATTGACAAAACTCTCAACACTGATAATGGAGCACACAAATCTCTACATCACCAACAAAATGGAGAAGAATGTTTTTAATTACGTTTTAGGAACCGAAAAATTAgacatttcaaataattttttgtgGGAACTGCGTCAAAATGTCtttgataatataaaaacattaacGTTTTTGAATTTATCAAGTAACCTTTTCCGAACAATTCCACTAGCAATTACAAAATTGTCAAAGCTTAAGGAACTGGACATGACAAACAACCTTCTTACCAATATAAATAGCACCTTTCAAAATTTTTTCAGAGGTATGGGACAAGGATTCAAGCTATATTTGGATAATAATGCGTTCGTTTGTGACTGTACAAACTCTGACTTCATACTTTGGCTTAATAATAAACACGTTACGCTTGATGCAAATGGAACATACAAATGTATCCTTCAAAATTCTAAAGAAAATGATACACATTATGCTTTCTTACATTTCAATCATTTGTATGCAGGATGTAACAGCAAACTGTGGCTTAAAGCAGTACTCGGATTGTTTTTGACATTTATTGCGATTTTCTTTCCTTTTACACTTGTGTATAGTTTCAGATGgagaatttcattttatttatacaaacgCTTCAGAAATAGCTTAGAAAAGGACATTTGTGTAAATTTTAAgtatgatgtttttgtgttttatccGGAAAATGACCTTCCATGGATAAAATATGTACTAATGccaaaattagaaagaaaatggGGGCTGCAAATGTGTATACAACACAGAGATTTTACTGTTGGAAAACCTATAGCTGATGTAATAGCCGATAGTATCGAACAGAGCAGGCATATTATATTTCTTGTAACTTCTTCGTTTCAACATGATTCGTGGGGAGAATACGCAATCGAAAGGGCAAAATATCATCacttttcacaaaatttacagaaaataataGTTATAACAAAAGATTTACAGACGGAAGAAATTCCACACGAATTAGCAATGTTGTGGAAAGACATAGCTCTTATTGAATGGCCTATGAACGAAAATGGTCTTGAAAATACCTGGAATAAACTGAAGCTGTGGCTATTCTTAAACCAGCCTAAATGA
- the LOC143080581 gene encoding toll-like receptor 2 yields MDFRKMMHTVLGLVCTVVYWLCVLVAATTKGPVNKRVTANYTNKSLTEVPKNLSVHINVLILDQNEIQIIENGTFKNLSVLIKLTVNNNKLIILQPSAFDGLDSLQTLELAGNKLNLSVFTPTLFRFIATLRVLDVSRNMNFSDRTSLTHYPDKAFATLINLEDFTIDLAPFPIFGPEFKKMENLQRLEFSHCQVREINNSTFSNFNSSVKYLYLWKCRHFVKVENGTLEPFPHLKVLDISNTYMHPIQAFYLLKPLANSSMEIINFNHVNDESIITNSTYRYEVIITKDLMQYLKTICVEAIDVSNNNIIDFENGSLLTFDRPECLFEISLSKNRFSVFNGHQLNNTIQFFASTSNLWKFEYSYIPLSFINVTEHLDFNMSSIPNDRVITLPSSIKDVEMSHIFRTGEPVLWVIPENTSVRSFDVSFCQTVDQGKILAGSEIDYMDVTGIDSRVIFDTLHLHPLSNLRTLIIEHANLYITSKMQNNIFTFIPRTETLDISHNFLWELNLNIFEHMTKLTYLNLSNNLFRQIPLAITKIPNLKKLDMTNNLLTNINISFQTYFKQLNENHGFTLNLDNNALACDCTNTDFIQWLDKTNVTLDANGTYKCILKNSTEINTHHAALYFNDLYAGCNSKLWLKAVLGVFVAFIVIFFSFMLVYSFRWRISFYLYKRFRNMLEKGIAVNFKYDVFVFYPEGGLSRVKYVLIPKLERKWGLQMCIPDRDFSVGKPIADEIADNIEQSRHIIFLVTSSFKLDLWGEYAIERAKYHHFSQNLQKIIVITKDLETEEIPHELSALWKDIALIEWPMNEKDLENTWNKLKLWLFLNQPNLCLAKLN; encoded by the coding sequence ATGGATTTCAGAAAAATGATGCACACAGTTTTGGGCTTAGTCTGTACAGTTGTGTATTGGTTATGTGTACTCGTTGCAGCAACAACCAAAGGACCAGTAAACAAAAGAGTGACAGCCAATTATACAAATAAAAGTTTGACAGAGGTGCCAAAAAATCTATCGGTTCACATTAACGTTCTTATCCTTGATCAAAACGAAATACAAATAATCGAAAACGGCACTTTTAAAAATTTAAGTGTACTTATCAAACTAACAGTTAATAACAACAAATTGATAATTCTACAGCCTAGCGCATTCGATGGATTAGACTCATTACAAACACTAGAGCTAGCcggaaataaattaaatttatcagTGTTCACTCCAACACTTTTTAGATTTATTGCAACGTTAAGAGTGCTCGACGTCAGTAGAAATATGAATTTTTCTGACCGTACAAGCTTGACGCATTATCCAGATAAAGCGTTTGCTACACTAATAAACTTGGAAGATTTTACTATTGATCTTGCACCATTCCCTATCTTTGGACCGGAATTCAAGAAAATGGAAAATCTTCAAAGATTGGAGTTTAGCCATTGTCAGGTACGAGAAATTAATAACAGCACGTTTTCAAATTTTAACTCAAGTGTTAAATATCTGTATTTGTGGAAATGTCGACATTTCGTAAAAGTAGAAAATGGAACACTAGAACCTTTCCCACATCTGAAAGTGTTAGATATATCAAACACGTACATGCATCCAATCCAAGCTTTCTATCTTCTGAAACCGTTAGCAAATAGTTCTATGgaaattatcaactttaatcatGTAAATGACGAATCAATAATAACCAACAGTACGTACAGGTATGAGGTTATAATTACTAAGGACTTGATgcaatatttgaaaacaatttgtgtGGAGGCTATCGATGTTTCAAACAATAATATTATAGACTTTGAAAATGGATCACTTTTAACATTTGATAGACCAGAATGTCTTTTTGAAATTTCATTGTCTAAAAATCGATTTTCAGTGTTTAACGGACATCAACTTAACAATACAATACAGTTTTTTGCGAGTACCAGTAATCTGTGGAAGTTCGAATATTCATATATACCTTTAAGTTTTATAAATGTCACTGAACATTTAGATTTTAACATGAGTAGTATTCCAAATGACAGGGTCATAACATTACCATCTTCCATAAAAGACGTAGAAATGAGTCATATTTTCCGCACCGGTGAACCTGTATTATGGGTCATACCGGAAAATACAAGTGTAAGAAGTTTCGATGTATCTTTCTGTCAAACTGTTGATCAGGGGAAAATATTGGCCGGTTCAGAAATAGATTATATGGACGTCACAGGAATTGATTCAAGAGTAATTTTCGACACTCTGCATTTGCATCCACTATCAAACCTCAGAACGCTGATAATAGAACACGCAAATTTATACATCACAAGCAAGATGCAGAATAATATTTTCACCTTTATACCAAGAACAGAAACACTTGACATTTCTCACAACTTCTTATGGGAATTGAATCTTAATATATTTGAACATATGACAAAGTTAACCTATTTGAATCTATCAAATAATCTTTTCAGACAAATTCCTTTGGCgatcacaaaaataccaaatcTTAAGAAACTGGATATGACCAACAACCTTCTAACGAATATAAATATCTCctttcaaacttattttaaaCAGTTAAACGAAAACCACGGATTCACACTTAATTTGGACAATAATGCACTTGCATGTGACTGTACAAATACTGACTTTATTCAATGGCTTGATAAAACCAATGTGACACTTGATGCTAATGGAACATATAAATGTATCCTTAAAAATTCAACAGAAATTAATACACATCACGCTGCTTTATATTTCAATGATTTGTATGCAGGATGTAACAGTAAACTGTGGTTAAAAGCAGTACTCGGAGTGTTTGTGGCATTTATtgtgattttcttttcttttatgcTTGTTTACAGTTTCAGATGGAGAATTTCATTTTATCTATACAAACGCTTTAGAAATATGCTAGAAAAGGGTATTGCTGTAAATTTTAAgtatgatgtttttgtgttctatCCTGAAGGTGGCCTTTCACGGGTAAAATATGTATTAATACCCAAATTAGAAAGAAAATGGGGGCTGCAAATGTGTATACCTGACAGAGATTTTAGTGTAGGAAAACCTATTGCTGATGAAATTGCTGATAACATCGAACAGAGCAGGCATATAATTTTTCTCGTAACTTCTTCTTTCAAACTTGATTTGTGGGGTGAATACGCAATAGAAAGAGCAAAATATCATCACTTTTCACAAAACTTAcagaaaataattgttataacaaaAGATTTAGAGACAGAAGAAATTCCACACGAACTATCTGCGTTGTGGAAAGACATTGCTCTTATTGAATGGCCAATGAACGAAAAAGATCTTGAAAATACATGGAATAAACTCAAACTATGGCTTTTCTTAAATCAGCCTAATTTATGCTTAGCCAAACTGAATTAA